One genomic segment of Heptranchias perlo isolate sHepPer1 chromosome 3, sHepPer1.hap1, whole genome shotgun sequence includes these proteins:
- the LOC137307513 gene encoding probable G-protein coupled receptor 139 — MGRNLRTIDWNVPTMDRNLRTIDWNVTTMGRNLRTIDWNVTTMGRNLRTIDWNSPFWMFQYLYAHYDSQLLEDRMYFALACIQVIYYPLLAVVGITVNLLTIVILSRGKCGLSKCVTHYLVAMAAADLLVVIFDLMLRQIPIVYQGQFRFMRSIPVCNIHAVLLFAATDCSVWFTVTFTFDRFVAICCQNLKTKYCTERTAAVVLGTVSVLGCLKNMSWYFMFMGQYNFYNEPWFCAIPFMGLFSPLWAVIELLHYILTPGIPFVLILLLNVFTVRYILVASRARRRLRGHSSGESPRDPEMESRRKSIILLFVISGNFILFWALFIVYFMWNRMWVMGFNSVILPRFLRELGFMLQLMSCCTNTCIYAVTQTKFREQLKNVVKYPFTVIIKFIK; from the exons atgggtcggaatctgagaacaatagattggaatgttccaACAATggatcggaatctgagaacaatagattggaatgttacaacaatgggtcggaatctgagaacaatcgattggaatgttacaacaatgggtcggaatctgagaacaatagattggaacagTCCATTCTGGATGTTTCAATATCTTTATGCACATTATGATTCGCAATTATTAGAGGATCGGATGTATTTTGCCCTTGCCTGTATACAAGTGATTTACTATCCCCTCCTCGCTGTTGTTGGTATCACTG TTAACTTATTGACGATAGTTATCctatctcggggaaagtgcggtctctccaaatgtgtcactcattacctggtggcgatggcagcggcggatctactggtcgttatcttcGATCTGATGCTCAGGCAGATTCCCATTGTCTATCAGGGACAGTTTCGTTTCATGAGGTccatccccgtgtgtaatatccacgccgtcctgcttttcgcagccacagactgttccgtctggttcaccgtcactttcaccttcgatcgatttgtggccatttgttgccagaatctgaaaactaaatattgcaccgagagaacggcggctgtggttctgggaacagtgagtgtgctgggctgtttgaagAATATgtcctggtactttatgttcatGGGCCAGTATAATTTTTACAACGAACCGTGGTTTTGTGCTATACCTTTCATGGGTTTGTTTTCACCTCTGTGGGCAGtcatcgaactccttcattatatcctcaccccggggatcccatttgttctgattctgctgctcaatgttttcACCGTCAgatacattttagtggccagcagagcccgcaggagactccggggtcacagcagtggggagagtcccagagacccagagatggagagccgaaggaaatccatcattttactgtttgtgatATCAGGAAACTTTATACTGTTCTGGGCACTGTTTATTGTGTATTTTATGTGGAACcggatgtgggtgatggggtttaATTCTGTAATTCTACCCAGGTTTCTACGagaactgggattcatgctccagctcatgagttgctgcacaaacacttgtatttatgccgtgacacagacgaaattcagagagcagttgaagaatgtggtgaaatatccctttactgtaattataaaattcattaaataa